From Candidatus Rubrimentiphilum sp., one genomic window encodes:
- the glmU gene encoding bifunctional UDP-N-acetylglucosamine diphosphorylase/glucosamine-1-phosphate N-acetyltransferase GlmU — protein sequence MSIRAIVLAAGKGTRMKSSTAKVLHELCGRPMLWYVIRALRKAGVEDILVVTNPELQLRIGEFGVAGVLQEEQLGTGHAVRIALDALRADGSGRMLVAYADMPLVPEDLFAGVLGALDGSNALALVTARVSLPSNFGRIVRKNGGVERIVEARDANVDELAIDEVNAGIYAFEEPALRESVARLRNDNAQKEYYLTDTVADFVRAGKRVTPVVAADPLHVLGINDRAELAQARREMNERICTQHMRDGVTIIDPGSTYLEPELLIGPDTVIYPNTTVSRLSEIGERCVIGPNSRLSNVRLGDEVTVRESTMFDSSAGDRASIGPFAHIRNEAQLGEDVRIGNFVEVKGSRLARGVKASHLTYIGDSEIGENTNIGAGTITCNYDGKRKNKTVIGRDVMIGSNTSLIAPVTIGDGALTGAGSVVTKDVAPGDRVAGNPAKPLTKK from the coding sequence ATGAGCATTCGAGCAATCGTGCTGGCCGCGGGCAAGGGCACGCGCATGAAGAGCTCCACCGCAAAAGTGCTGCACGAACTGTGCGGCCGTCCGATGCTTTGGTACGTCATACGTGCGCTTCGCAAGGCCGGCGTTGAGGATATCCTCGTCGTTACGAATCCCGAGTTGCAACTTCGCATCGGTGAATTCGGCGTTGCCGGCGTGCTGCAAGAAGAGCAGCTCGGAACCGGTCATGCGGTGCGCATCGCGCTGGATGCTCTGCGCGCGGACGGGTCGGGACGCATGCTGGTCGCGTATGCCGACATGCCGCTGGTGCCGGAGGATTTGTTTGCCGGCGTGCTGGGCGCGCTGGACGGCTCGAACGCGTTGGCGCTGGTCACGGCGCGGGTGTCTTTACCGTCGAACTTCGGCCGCATCGTGCGCAAGAACGGCGGCGTAGAGCGCATCGTCGAGGCACGCGATGCGAACGTGGACGAGCTCGCGATCGACGAAGTGAATGCCGGGATCTATGCCTTCGAGGAGCCTGCCCTGCGAGAGTCCGTGGCGCGTTTGCGCAACGACAACGCGCAAAAGGAATATTACCTGACGGACACCGTTGCGGATTTCGTGCGCGCCGGGAAGCGCGTTACGCCGGTCGTGGCGGCGGATCCGCTGCACGTGCTTGGGATTAACGACCGCGCCGAACTCGCGCAGGCGCGCAGAGAGATGAACGAACGGATTTGCACGCAGCACATGCGCGACGGGGTCACCATCATCGACCCGGGCAGCACGTACTTGGAGCCGGAGCTGCTGATCGGCCCCGATACAGTTATCTATCCGAACACCACCGTCAGCCGCCTGAGCGAGATCGGCGAGCGCTGCGTGATCGGCCCCAACTCACGCCTGTCGAACGTGCGGCTTGGCGATGAAGTCACGGTGCGCGAGAGCACGATGTTTGATTCCAGTGCCGGAGACCGCGCGAGCATTGGCCCGTTCGCACACATCCGCAACGAAGCGCAACTCGGTGAAGACGTGCGCATCGGGAACTTCGTCGAGGTCAAGGGTTCGCGGCTGGCGCGCGGCGTCAAAGCCAGTCACCTCACCTACATCGGCGATTCGGAGATCGGCGAAAACACCAATATCGGCGCCGGCACGATCACGTGTAACTACGACGGCAAGCGCAAGAACAAGACGGTTATCGGGCGCGACGTGATGATCGGTTCGAACACCTCGCTGATCGCGCCGGTCACGATCGGCGACGGAGCGCTGACCGGCGCAGGTTCGGTCGTTACAAAGGACGTCGCTCCGGGCGATCGCGTTGCCGGCAATCCGGCCAAACCGCTTACCAAAAAATAG
- a CDS encoding cobalamin B12-binding domain-containing protein has translation MARPLRIVIAKAGLDGHDRGAKVIARALRDAGMEVIYTGLFQAPEQIVQTAIQEDADGIGLSILSGAHMTLFPLIVEQLKAQGAQDIVFFGGGTIPPEDAAELKRLGVREIFTPGAPLADIISFVERECGSRRELVG, from the coding sequence GTGGCTAGACCGCTGCGCATCGTGATCGCCAAAGCCGGACTCGACGGTCACGATCGCGGCGCGAAAGTGATCGCGCGCGCGCTACGCGACGCCGGCATGGAAGTGATCTACACCGGACTCTTTCAAGCGCCCGAGCAGATCGTACAGACCGCAATTCAGGAAGACGCCGACGGCATCGGCCTCTCGATCCTCAGCGGCGCCCACATGACGCTGTTCCCGCTGATCGTCGAGCAGCTCAAGGCGCAAGGCGCGCAAGACATCGTCTTTTTCGGCGGCGGCACGATTCCGCCCGAAGACGCCGCGGAGCTGAAGCGGCTTGGCGTCAGAGAGATATTCACGCCCGGCGCCCCGCTCGCCGACATCATTTCGTTCGTCGAGCGCGAGTGCGGCAGCCGCCGCGAACTCGTCGGGTGA
- the uppS gene encoding polyprenyl diphosphate synthase, with product MHVAIIMDGNRRWAKSRGLPVAEGYRRGVGSLRAAVRGAIAAGVDVLTVFGFSTENWQRDPSEVSVLMQLCAIFARTELAELRRQDVSVGVVGDLAQFAPPARGAIRELVRETAHNSGLRLNLALNYSGRAEILRAVRQIAAKIETGNLRASEVDESALRGNLYAPQLPDPDLLIRTGGDFRVSNFLLYQLAYTELLMLPVMWPDFTENDFADAISVYAERCRRFGS from the coding sequence GTGCACGTTGCAATTATCATGGACGGCAACCGGCGCTGGGCCAAGAGTCGTGGGTTGCCCGTGGCCGAGGGGTACCGGCGCGGCGTCGGCTCGTTGCGGGCGGCGGTGCGCGGCGCGATCGCCGCGGGCGTAGACGTTTTGACGGTCTTCGGATTCTCAACCGAAAACTGGCAGCGCGATCCCTCCGAAGTGAGCGTCTTGATGCAGCTCTGTGCGATCTTCGCGCGCACCGAGTTGGCTGAATTGCGGCGGCAGGACGTGTCGGTGGGCGTGGTCGGCGATCTCGCGCAGTTTGCTCCGCCGGCTCGCGGCGCCATACGCGAGCTCGTGCGCGAAACCGCGCACAACAGCGGTTTGCGATTGAACCTCGCGTTGAATTACAGCGGCCGCGCCGAGATACTGCGCGCCGTCCGGCAAATCGCAGCCAAGATCGAGACCGGCAATTTGCGCGCGAGCGAGGTTGATGAATCGGCGCTGCGCGGCAATCTGTACGCGCCGCAGCTGCCGGATCCCGATCTTCTTATACGCACCGGCGGAGATTTTCGCGTTTCAAACTTTTTGCTGTACCAACTTGCCTACACCGAACTGCTGATGCTGCCGGTCATGTGGCCCGACTTTACCGAAAATGACTTCGCGGATGCGATCAGCGTTTATGCCGAACGCTGCCGGCGCTTTGGTTCATGA
- a CDS encoding methylmalonyl-CoA mutase family protein, with the protein MIDRSNGSGAQTPDDEFAQQKERWQAASAKGRGRSGPGSGAVDRTISDLPLKAVYGPDDVDLDLARDLSWPSGYPYTRGIHPNMYRDRLWTMRQFAGFGNAKQTNERYHFLLSHGQHGLSVAFDMPTLMGFDSDAPQALGEVGKCGVAIDSLADMDVLFDGIDMGDITTSMTINGPACIALALYIAAAEKKGIPRAKLGGTVQADILKEYIAQKEWIFPPRPHMRLIVDMIRFCRDEMPRWNTISISGYHIREAGSTAAQELAFTLADGFAYVEACMAAGMDVDSFAPRLSFFFNSHIDFFEEICKFRAARRIWARHMRERYGAKDPRSLQLRFHTQTAGCSATAQQPENNIVRVAFEAMAAVLGGTQSLHTNSMDEVLALPSEKAAEIALRTQQVLAYETNVGNVADPLGGSYFIEALTSELERQAEDYFKRIEEYGGVVEAIEAGFFQREIADASYRYQRSLETKDRIVVGVNAFEKPEEKYDFELLRIGQEMEREQARSVAQVRQDRDQAAAQAALERLKQACADPSDNVMPHLIACVNAYLTEGEIVQAMAGVYGRYTEKVAF; encoded by the coding sequence ATGATCGACCGCTCGAACGGGTCGGGCGCGCAGACTCCGGATGACGAGTTCGCCCAACAGAAAGAACGCTGGCAGGCCGCTTCCGCCAAAGGCAGGGGCCGGTCCGGCCCTGGTTCGGGCGCAGTCGACCGGACGATCTCGGATCTTCCTTTAAAGGCCGTCTACGGTCCGGACGACGTCGATCTCGATCTCGCCCGCGATCTCAGCTGGCCGTCGGGATATCCGTACACGCGCGGCATCCATCCCAACATGTATCGCGATCGTCTTTGGACGATGCGCCAGTTTGCGGGATTCGGCAACGCCAAGCAGACCAACGAGCGCTATCACTTTTTGCTGTCGCACGGTCAGCACGGGCTTTCCGTTGCGTTCGACATGCCCACGCTCATGGGATTCGACTCCGACGCGCCGCAAGCGTTGGGCGAGGTGGGCAAGTGCGGCGTCGCGATCGATTCGCTCGCCGATATGGACGTGCTCTTCGACGGCATCGACATGGGCGACATCACGACCTCGATGACGATCAACGGGCCGGCGTGCATCGCGCTCGCGCTCTATATTGCAGCGGCCGAAAAGAAGGGCATCCCGCGCGCCAAACTCGGCGGCACCGTGCAGGCCGACATCCTCAAAGAATACATCGCGCAAAAGGAATGGATCTTTCCGCCCCGTCCGCATATGAGACTGATCGTAGACATGATCCGCTTCTGCCGCGACGAGATGCCGCGCTGGAACACGATCTCGATCAGCGGCTATCACATCCGCGAAGCGGGTTCCACGGCCGCGCAAGAACTCGCCTTCACGCTGGCCGACGGTTTCGCATATGTGGAAGCGTGCATGGCGGCGGGAATGGATGTCGATTCGTTTGCGCCGCGTCTCTCGTTTTTCTTCAATTCGCACATCGACTTCTTCGAAGAAATCTGTAAGTTTCGCGCGGCCCGCCGGATTTGGGCCCGCCACATGCGCGAGCGCTACGGCGCCAAGGATCCGCGCTCGCTGCAGCTGCGTTTCCATACGCAGACCGCCGGCTGCAGCGCGACCGCGCAGCAGCCCGAGAACAACATCGTGCGTGTGGCGTTCGAAGCGATGGCCGCGGTGCTGGGCGGAACGCAGTCGCTGCACACCAATTCGATGGACGAAGTGCTCGCGCTGCCGTCCGAGAAGGCCGCCGAGATCGCGCTGCGCACGCAACAAGTTCTGGCCTACGAAACCAACGTCGGCAACGTCGCCGATCCGCTGGGCGGCTCGTACTTCATCGAAGCGCTCACCTCCGAACTGGAGCGCCAGGCGGAAGACTACTTTAAGCGCATCGAAGAATACGGCGGCGTGGTGGAAGCGATCGAGGCCGGCTTCTTTCAACGGGAGATCGCCGACGCCAGTTACCGCTACCAGCGTTCGCTTGAAACCAAGGATCGTATCGTGGTGGGCGTCAACGCGTTCGAAAAACCTGAAGAGAAGTACGATTTCGAATTGCTCCGGATCGGCCAAGAGATGGAACGCGAACAAGCGCGCTCGGTCGCGCAAGTGCGCCAAGATCGCGATCAGGCCGCGGCTCAAGCCGCACTCGAGCGGCTCAAGCAAGCCTGCGCGGATCCATCCGACAACGTGATGCCGCACCTGATCGCCTGCGTGAACGCGTATCTGACCGAAGGCGAGATCGTGCAAGCGATGGCCGGCGTGTACGGCCGCTACACCGAGAAAGTCGCGTTCTAG
- the gltX gene encoding glutamate--tRNA ligase encodes MTVRTRIAPSPTGDPHVGTAYVALINYCFAKKNGGKFVLRVEDTDRARSTRESERAILDSLHWLGLSWDEGPDVGGPHGPYRQSERSEIYREYVQKLLDAGNAFKCFCTPQRLEDMRAAQRASKLPSRYDGLCTSLNKDDVAKKEAQGIPYVVRLSVPAEGVCVVNDLKRGAIEIDWSSVDMQVLMKSDGMPTYHLANVVDDHLMEITHVFRGEEWLSSAPKHLLLYKYFGWEPPQLLHLPLLRNPDKSKLSKRKNPTSILFYKAMGYLPDALLNFLGLLCVLPPPGDEIMDLAMMTDRFAVEHISLGGPVFDVPKLDWLNGRYIRERCDLDAFLAKTTEWGFDAARLRRIAALAQPRIERLSDLGPLLAFFFSGRLDVAAEQLRTGKLDDTTLRKALQLATWGFDALRSWETGEIEAVLKGVAATVDVKLRDATRPFYVAITGSTTSVPLYDAVELLGRDIVRERLRHALEVLGGVSAAELKEWKRLEPPGAEDEPTA; translated from the coding sequence CTGACCGTTAGAACGCGTATCGCGCCATCGCCCACCGGCGATCCGCACGTGGGGACTGCGTACGTCGCGCTGATCAACTATTGCTTCGCAAAAAAGAACGGCGGCAAGTTCGTCTTGCGCGTCGAGGATACGGATCGCGCGCGCAGCACGCGCGAATCGGAGCGCGCGATTCTCGATTCGTTGCACTGGCTGGGGTTGAGCTGGGACGAGGGTCCCGACGTCGGCGGCCCGCACGGGCCATACCGGCAGAGCGAACGCTCGGAGATCTATCGCGAATACGTGCAGAAGCTGCTCGACGCCGGCAATGCGTTCAAGTGTTTCTGCACGCCGCAGCGGCTGGAAGATATGCGCGCCGCGCAGCGCGCCTCGAAGCTGCCTTCACGTTACGATGGCCTCTGCACGAGTCTCAACAAGGACGATGTTGCGAAGAAAGAAGCGCAAGGAATTCCATACGTCGTGCGTCTGAGCGTGCCGGCCGAAGGCGTCTGCGTCGTGAACGACCTCAAGCGCGGCGCGATCGAGATCGATTGGTCCAGCGTCGACATGCAAGTGCTCATGAAGTCCGACGGCATGCCGACCTACCATCTCGCCAACGTCGTCGACGACCATTTGATGGAGATTACGCACGTGTTTCGCGGCGAAGAGTGGCTGTCGTCCGCGCCCAAGCACTTGCTGCTGTACAAGTATTTCGGATGGGAGCCGCCGCAACTTTTGCACCTGCCGCTCTTACGCAATCCCGACAAGAGCAAACTGAGCAAACGCAAGAATCCGACGAGCATCTTATTCTACAAAGCGATGGGCTATCTGCCCGACGCACTGCTGAACTTCTTGGGACTGCTCTGCGTCTTGCCGCCGCCTGGCGACGAGATAATGGATCTGGCGATGATGACGGATCGCTTTGCGGTCGAACATATTTCGTTGGGCGGTCCCGTCTTCGATGTGCCGAAGCTCGATTGGTTGAACGGGCGGTACATTCGCGAGCGCTGCGATCTCGACGCATTCCTAGCAAAAACCACGGAATGGGGGTTTGATGCCGCCAGGCTTCGGCGCATTGCGGCCTTGGCACAGCCGCGCATCGAACGACTGAGCGATCTCGGGCCGCTGTTGGCGTTTTTCTTCTCGGGCCGGCTCGACGTCGCCGCGGAACAACTCAGAACGGGCAAATTGGACGACACGACGCTGCGCAAAGCGCTGCAGCTGGCAACGTGGGGGTTCGACGCGCTGCGCAGCTGGGAGACCGGCGAAATCGAAGCCGTTCTCAAAGGCGTCGCGGCTACCGTTGACGTGAAGCTCCGCGACGCCACGCGGCCATTCTATGTTGCGATTACGGGAAGCACCACGTCCGTGCCGTTGTATGATGCAGTCGAGCTGTTGGGCCGCGATATCGTGCGCGAACGGTTACGGCACGCGCTCGAAGTGCTGGGCGGCGTCTCCGCGGCCGAACTCAAAGAGTGGAAGAGACTCGAGCCGCCCGGCGCCGAAGACGAGCCGACCGCATGA
- a CDS encoding S53 family peptidase yields MKKFAALAVAAALLTACGGHGNSTMPPLGNMSQSGTGSTKTASLAAAPSGWSNTNTQALPIANASDLGVASATQAITVRVGLQLHNMQQLQQVIASGQELDDGAFMATYAPTSSDVSAVTAYLQSQGFSNISVAPNNLIVSATGSIGQAQTAFNTSIHSFSGGGTSFIANVAPAFVPQSLSGIVVAVLGLNDMQAFKPTPQVTSCQVFGVSSPSQQCLRFYDPATFQKVYDAAGVPAANNTPIAIMAEGDVNQSISDLRLNEQKFGLPQVPVNVVQVGLASPDTAGDGEWTLDTVYSSGIAQNVKALYIYDTTSLTNSDVANEYNAWVTQHKTKIGNSSFGGCEFFPYLDGSMILDDEVLAQGAAEGMTMFVSTGDNGGYCNNFVDTNGAPGGAPFTEYPASSPYVVAVGGTDLFSKADGSYQGENSWEAGGGGLSQFEYPPYWEQQTQTVNSAGTLLFRGLPDVAMDASLETGAETWGGQAANGACTPCVTGGTSLASPLAAGVWARLQSAHGNRLGFAAVALYRNFQTHTAGATLTGPPPTAPYGGFHDVLSGSNGLYAAAPGYDYTTGLGSFDIAVMNSQIGQ; encoded by the coding sequence ATGAAGAAATTTGCAGCCCTCGCTGTCGCCGCCGCGTTATTGACGGCGTGCGGGGGACACGGCAACTCTACGATGCCGCCGCTCGGCAACATGTCGCAGTCCGGAACCGGTTCGACTAAGACCGCGTCGCTGGCCGCGGCCCCGTCCGGCTGGTCGAATACGAACACACAAGCTCTGCCCATCGCGAACGCGAGCGACCTCGGCGTGGCAAGCGCGACGCAAGCGATCACGGTGCGCGTGGGACTTCAACTGCACAACATGCAGCAGCTGCAACAAGTCATCGCGAGCGGCCAAGAACTCGACGACGGAGCCTTTATGGCGACGTACGCGCCGACCTCAAGCGACGTTTCCGCGGTGACGGCCTATCTCCAAAGCCAAGGCTTCAGCAATATTTCCGTTGCGCCGAACAATCTGATCGTCAGCGCCACCGGTTCGATCGGGCAGGCGCAGACCGCATTCAATACTTCGATCCACTCCTTCTCCGGCGGCGGAACTTCGTTTATTGCCAACGTGGCGCCGGCATTCGTGCCGCAATCGCTTTCGGGAATCGTCGTAGCGGTTCTCGGACTCAACGACATGCAGGCGTTCAAACCGACGCCGCAGGTGACGTCGTGCCAAGTCTTCGGCGTCTCCTCGCCTTCGCAACAGTGCCTGCGCTTTTACGATCCGGCGACGTTCCAGAAAGTCTACGACGCTGCCGGCGTACCGGCGGCAAACAATACACCTATCGCAATTATGGCCGAGGGTGACGTGAATCAGTCGATCTCGGACCTTCGCTTGAACGAGCAGAAGTTCGGATTGCCGCAAGTCCCGGTGAACGTGGTACAAGTCGGGCTTGCCAGCCCGGACACCGCGGGTGACGGTGAGTGGACGCTCGACACGGTCTATTCCAGCGGGATCGCGCAGAACGTAAAAGCGCTCTACATCTACGACACGACCTCGCTCACGAACTCCGACGTCGCCAACGAGTACAACGCGTGGGTCACGCAGCATAAGACGAAGATCGGCAACTCATCCTTTGGCGGCTGCGAGTTCTTCCCGTACCTCGACGGATCGATGATCCTCGACGATGAGGTTCTCGCGCAAGGCGCAGCCGAGGGAATGACGATGTTCGTTTCCACCGGTGACAACGGCGGATACTGCAACAACTTCGTCGACACGAACGGCGCGCCCGGCGGCGCACCCTTCACCGAGTATCCCGCATCGTCGCCCTACGTCGTCGCAGTCGGCGGAACGGATCTGTTCAGCAAAGCCGACGGCAGCTACCAGGGAGAGAATTCGTGGGAAGCCGGCGGCGGAGGCCTAAGCCAATTCGAATACCCGCCATACTGGGAGCAGCAGACGCAGACCGTCAACAGTGCGGGAACACTCCTGTTCCGCGGATTGCCGGACGTCGCGATGGATGCGTCACTTGAAACCGGTGCCGAAACGTGGGGCGGGCAAGCCGCCAACGGTGCGTGCACGCCGTGCGTAACGGGCGGCACGAGTCTGGCGTCGCCGCTTGCGGCCGGAGTCTGGGCGCGGTTGCAATCCGCGCACGGTAACCGGCTCGGCTTCGCCGCGGTCGCACTGTACCGGAACTTCCAAACGCACACCGCAGGAGCTACGCTCACAGGTCCGCCGCCGACGGCGCCCTACGGCGGATTCCACGACGTGCTAAGCGGCTCGAACGGACTCTACGCAGCCGCGCCGGGCTATGACTACACGACGGGTCTCGGCAGCTTCGACATCGCCGTGATGAATAGCCAAATCGGCCAGTAA
- the meaB gene encoding methylmalonyl Co-A mutase-associated GTPase MeaB produces the protein MRQFRAHSPRALARAISRAESGRGAELIRHLFPQTGRAMTIGLTGPPGVGKSTLGNALVRKARSLGKSVGVISVDPSSPFSHGALLGDRIRLTEHFTDSSVFIRSMASRGHLGGLAGATADAVLLMDAFGMDVIVIETVGVGQSEIEIAELAQTTIVALQPGSGDSIQVLKAGILEIADIFVVNKKDHPMANQLKHEIRSMMEMLDFSGWVPELIMTQATSGEGVDELWAGIERHVAYLRSSGELAEKQREAFTHQVRQLALGQLQRKLERQLSSDLAAGVDPYAAAERVLHAFGMASEVSDEPGRVPHVRASVKGL, from the coding sequence TTGCGGCAATTTCGCGCCCATTCCCCGCGCGCGCTGGCTCGCGCGATCAGCCGCGCCGAGTCGGGACGCGGCGCGGAGCTGATTCGCCATCTCTTTCCGCAGACCGGACGCGCAATGACGATCGGGCTCACCGGACCGCCCGGCGTCGGCAAGTCAACCCTCGGCAACGCATTGGTTCGCAAGGCACGCTCGCTCGGAAAAAGCGTCGGCGTCATTTCCGTCGATCCGAGCTCGCCGTTTTCGCACGGAGCGCTGTTAGGCGATCGCATTCGATTGACTGAACACTTCACCGACAGTTCGGTTTTCATCCGGTCGATGGCGAGCCGCGGACACTTGGGCGGACTTGCCGGCGCGACGGCCGATGCGGTGCTGCTGATGGACGCTTTCGGGATGGACGTGATCGTGATCGAGACCGTCGGCGTCGGCCAGTCGGAGATCGAGATCGCAGAGCTCGCGCAGACGACGATCGTTGCGCTCCAGCCGGGCAGTGGCGATAGCATTCAAGTACTTAAAGCGGGAATACTCGAAATCGCCGACATTTTCGTGGTGAACAAAAAGGATCACCCGATGGCGAATCAACTCAAGCACGAGATTCGTTCGATGATGGAGATGCTCGACTTCAGCGGGTGGGTTCCGGAGTTGATAATGACGCAGGCGACCAGCGGAGAGGGCGTCGACGAGCTCTGGGCCGGAATCGAGCGCCACGTTGCGTACCTGCGCAGCTCGGGCGAGCTCGCCGAGAAGCAGCGCGAGGCGTTCACGCACCAAGTGCGGCAGCTGGCCCTCGGACAGCTGCAGCGGAAGCTCGAACGGCAGCTGAGCAGCGATCTGGCGGCCGGAGTCGATCCTTATGCCGCTGCCGAAAGGGTACTGCATGCATTTGGCATGGCCTCGGAGGTTTCCGACGAGCCGGGTCGCGTTCCGCACGTGCGCGCCTCGGTGAAAGGTCTTTAA
- a CDS encoding glycoside hydrolase family 125 protein: protein MAVVLALQSTPARAQSLIVPLTGNRSRTIAPASLFHTLFSDFFSERDGTTYVQTGDIPAMWLRDSSAQTIPYVRFISAYPILSVRFLGVIERNARNIATDPYANAFTADYHIWERKWEADSPAWPVLLAWIFRRQSSTRALFTQAFHHALRTSVDTWRCEQLHATCSRYHLHLQDEPFNRDTGMVWTAYRPSDDEVRYHFNIPQEAIVAIALQAVAALAIDGYGDHNLANEARSMAGEIERGIQLYGRVWRPELGGWVYAYETDGLGNQLLADDANLPNLTSLPYLGWSSATDPVYLNTRGLALSSANPWYYRGTYASGLGSEHTPAGYVWPLGIIARALTATSSRETSASITTLAETDSRDGLIHESFDANAYWVFTRAEFGWANALGAELLFRSLAGFSATPFTTDGTIISPFEHLSPTPTLVSPMVQIYNASLLYGALNQLLIEANGRTILPGAPGIVMNQSAGSVRHKR from the coding sequence TTGGCGGTTGTCCTTGCCCTGCAGAGCACGCCCGCGCGCGCGCAAAGCCTGATCGTTCCGCTGACGGGCAACCGCTCCCGAACCATCGCCCCCGCCTCGCTCTTCCACACGCTTTTTTCGGATTTCTTCAGCGAGCGCGACGGCACGACGTATGTCCAAACCGGCGACATTCCGGCGATGTGGCTGCGCGATTCTTCCGCGCAAACAATTCCCTACGTCCGCTTCATTTCGGCGTATCCGATCTTGTCCGTACGATTCTTAGGCGTTATCGAACGCAACGCGCGAAACATCGCCACCGATCCGTACGCCAATGCGTTCACAGCCGATTACCATATTTGGGAGCGCAAGTGGGAGGCCGACTCGCCGGCTTGGCCGGTGCTGCTGGCGTGGATCTTCCGCCGCCAAAGCTCGACGCGCGCGCTCTTCACGCAAGCGTTCCATCACGCGTTGCGCACTAGCGTCGACACGTGGCGCTGCGAGCAGCTGCACGCGACTTGCAGCCGCTATCACCTGCACCTGCAAGACGAGCCGTTCAATCGCGACACGGGGATGGTCTGGACCGCGTATCGTCCGTCCGACGACGAAGTCCGCTATCATTTTAATATTCCGCAAGAAGCGATAGTCGCAATCGCCCTGCAAGCCGTCGCAGCGCTGGCCATCGACGGCTACGGCGACCACAACCTGGCCAACGAAGCGCGCTCGATGGCCGGCGAGATCGAGCGCGGCATCCAACTCTACGGACGTGTCTGGCGTCCCGAGCTGGGCGGTTGGGTCTATGCGTATGAAACCGACGGACTCGGCAATCAACTGCTGGCCGACGATGCGAACCTTCCGAATCTCACGTCGCTGCCGTATCTCGGCTGGTCGTCGGCGACGGATCCGGTCTATTTGAACACGCGCGGTCTTGCGCTCTCCTCCGCCAACCCGTGGTACTATCGCGGAACCTACGCTTCCGGGCTGGGCAGCGAGCACACGCCGGCGGGCTACGTCTGGCCGCTTGGAATTATCGCGCGCGCTTTAACGGCGACGTCGTCGCGAGAAACGTCGGCCAGCATCACGACGCTGGCCGAAACGGACAGTCGCGACGGGCTGATTCACGAAAGTTTCGACGCAAACGCGTATTGGGTTTTTACGCGCGCGGAGTTCGGCTGGGCAAACGCACTTGGCGCCGAGCTGCTCTTTCGCAGTTTAGCGGGTTTTTCGGCGACGCCGTTCACGACGGACGGCACGATTATCTCGCCGTTCGAACACCTCAGCCCCACGCCCACGCTGGTCTCGCCGATGGTTCAGATCTACAACGCGAGCTTATTGTATGGAGCGCTAAATCAGCTGTTGATCGAGGCAAACGGCCGGACGATTCTTCCGGGAGCGCCGGGCATCGTCATGAACCAAAGCGCCGGCAGCGTTCGGCATAAACGCTGA